The Neorhodopirellula lusitana genome contains a region encoding:
- a CDS encoding SdrD B-like domain-containing protein produces MRVEPLETRRLMAADPIRVGVVYLETDYLESDVGSDSQGDRFIVSFTGGAAGTKLTELRITADKDGDGISVGDPIFDTEAGGRGKNGYHSFVLADGQTEEVSVEVLDGGQELILRPTDFEAGDQLIFTIDVDEVLRNLADLDEFNQRLDVITSGQEFQDSILEAVFEAPNYYAATSESIFLNDYGDPQAEFGLNLPPDESGDPNSLPNRSAAAVGSATQTPQPASVSGFVYRDDNDSGTKDSGEIGIGGVRVQLVPVDTIESQTSLITTTAADGSYHFDGIMPGTYRIIELDQPAGLQDGTDAAGTVNNRIVGSAINPGDELRDVVLNGGDNGINYNFGELPLGSISGFVYLAEPGKDCFGDHETENSQPIANVEIRLLDSNGNLLETTYTGNDGSYQFDDLFTGVYSIVEVTPEGLIDGGSHAGDIRTLSSNVLVSAGTAVDGGTLSDVALPAGGTGTHYDFCEAAPGSLSGVVYHDRDDDGVQDAGEEAIAGAVLALIDSLGNEIATTRTDDEGRYHFADLAPDTYRIIESQPAGYIDGKDTVGSIAGEFVGSQGSDGDSLVDVVLRQGLHGVEYNFGERQAASISGRVHVDLDEDCVLDANESTLSGVLIDLIDSNGNTVASTRTDANGEYHFDNLLPGTYSVVEHQPEGYFEGGAKAGNVGGVVATTNLIQQVTLGSGVNAENYDFCERPPAEISGVVYVDRDADCIRDAGEEGLEGVLIELLDDTGKLVASTTTDANGNYSFTGLQAGQYLVRETQPVGYLHGGQTAGSHGGNDSAADRISDVSIPWGQVLTDYNFCELLPAEISGTVYVDRDADCFRDPGEEGLEGVLIELLDDTGKVIATTTTDAEGNYQFTGLSAGEYLVRETQPSGYFQGGQTAGSHGGDDSVTDRISDISIPWGESLTNYNFCERLPAEISGTVYVDRDGDCFQDHDEPGLAGVKIELFDESGRLVSTTATAADGTYEFTNLASGNYTIRETQPEGYFHGSQMAGDGGGNDSIDDVISQIDLAAGQTFANYDFCEILPGLISGKVWSDVDTDAVFDDDESPIAGVVIELYDDAGTLISTTTTDANGCYEFDQLPPGTYSVKELQPDGYFHGGQNIGTLGGKLLAFDFIGQIVLQGGDEGLHYDFPELPPAIISGYVFQDGDALLLTEAPDPEDLRDYRDGELTPDDSRLAGVTLQLRDLTGTPIDASTDQLGGSTGIIEVTTDEFGYYEFVGLRPTRVYSVYQSQPVDYVDSLDTAGTTGGLAINLADYSSEPGIASLVSRLDAAADPQFDAIFNIQVKPGEASQSNNFSEIIIEDPPVPPEESTPPEVSRPLTPIETFPEVIRPVGTADFIAAPPPMIAADEWEVSWHLSVINGGFPRGDGPQTDSAIMTSYDGRMQIQQASARQDRNDEEVSSSGQLPDVLLKVDLSNGRWQIMPSGGDTLRSVSLRQDSEIESSIQLGHRDATALTGDFDGDGKDEAVLFIAGQWFVDLNGDGRWDAGDLWVRMGTELDRPVVGDWDGDGKDDVGIFGRRWHNDAARIRRDPGLPDPANKRRRNLNRKDLVHQEHTEQEKQQRMLLRGQDGELLADAVDHVFQYGEQVDTPIAGDWNGDGIDQIGVFRSGQWLLDEDGDGRWTKNDQPQTFGRAGDEPIVGDFDGDGIDEIGVVRGDLWIIDTDGDRKITGNDRQIRVPRPAGDSQPIVGDFDGNDLDDPGYYQAAE; encoded by the coding sequence ATGCGAGTCGAACCACTCGAAACTCGACGGCTGATGGCCGCCGATCCAATTCGCGTTGGAGTGGTCTATTTGGAAACGGATTACCTGGAATCCGACGTTGGGAGTGACTCCCAAGGCGATCGCTTTATCGTTTCCTTCACCGGCGGTGCGGCCGGCACCAAGCTAACCGAACTGCGCATCACCGCTGATAAAGACGGTGACGGGATCAGCGTCGGGGATCCGATCTTCGACACCGAAGCCGGTGGACGTGGTAAGAACGGATACCACTCGTTCGTCTTGGCAGACGGGCAAACCGAAGAAGTCAGTGTCGAAGTTCTCGATGGCGGCCAAGAACTCATCTTGCGCCCAACCGACTTCGAAGCTGGTGACCAATTGATCTTCACGATCGACGTCGATGAAGTCTTGCGAAACCTCGCCGACCTGGACGAATTCAACCAACGACTCGACGTGATCACGTCAGGCCAAGAGTTCCAAGACTCAATCTTGGAAGCCGTCTTTGAAGCTCCCAACTATTATGCGGCAACCTCCGAGTCGATCTTCCTGAATGACTACGGTGACCCACAAGCTGAGTTCGGTCTAAACTTGCCACCTGACGAGAGCGGCGATCCGAACAGTTTACCGAACCGCTCTGCAGCAGCAGTTGGCAGCGCCACTCAAACGCCTCAACCCGCGTCGGTTAGTGGATTCGTTTATCGCGACGACAACGACTCCGGCACCAAAGACTCGGGCGAAATTGGCATTGGTGGAGTCCGGGTGCAGCTCGTCCCCGTCGATACGATCGAATCGCAAACTTCGTTAATCACCACCACTGCCGCCGACGGTTCGTACCACTTTGATGGCATCATGCCAGGAACGTACCGGATCATCGAACTGGACCAACCCGCCGGGCTTCAAGACGGTACGGATGCCGCCGGTACGGTCAACAACCGCATCGTCGGATCGGCCATCAATCCTGGCGACGAACTTCGCGACGTTGTCCTCAATGGTGGCGACAACGGGATCAACTACAACTTTGGGGAACTGCCACTAGGTTCCATTAGTGGTTTTGTGTACTTGGCCGAACCGGGCAAAGATTGCTTCGGCGATCACGAAACAGAAAACAGCCAACCCATTGCCAACGTCGAAATCCGTTTGCTGGACAGCAACGGCAACCTACTGGAAACCACCTACACCGGTAACGACGGCAGTTACCAATTTGATGACCTGTTCACGGGCGTCTACAGCATCGTCGAAGTCACTCCCGAAGGGTTGATTGATGGTGGCTCTCACGCTGGCGACATCCGCACGTTGAGTTCCAATGTGCTTGTGTCCGCTGGTACCGCGGTCGATGGCGGTACACTGAGCGATGTGGCTTTGCCTGCTGGCGGAACGGGCACGCACTATGACTTCTGTGAAGCGGCACCGGGCTCATTATCCGGGGTGGTCTATCACGACCGCGATGACGACGGGGTCCAAGACGCAGGTGAAGAAGCGATCGCGGGTGCCGTGCTGGCATTGATCGACTCCCTCGGGAACGAGATCGCAACGACCCGCACCGACGACGAAGGACGATACCACTTCGCCGACTTGGCTCCCGACACCTACCGCATTATCGAATCCCAACCTGCAGGTTACATCGACGGTAAAGATACGGTCGGTAGCATTGCTGGTGAGTTCGTCGGCAGCCAAGGTTCCGATGGCGACTCGCTGGTCGATGTCGTCCTGCGTCAAGGCTTGCATGGGGTTGAGTACAACTTTGGTGAACGGCAAGCCGCTTCGATCAGTGGTCGAGTTCACGTCGACTTGGACGAAGACTGCGTCCTGGACGCAAACGAATCGACGTTGTCGGGCGTCCTAATCGACTTGATCGATTCCAATGGAAACACCGTGGCGTCCACTCGGACCGATGCGAACGGCGAGTACCACTTTGACAACCTTTTGCCGGGCACGTACAGCGTCGTTGAACACCAACCCGAAGGCTATTTTGAGGGTGGTGCAAAAGCTGGAAACGTGGGCGGAGTTGTCGCCACCACCAACCTGATTCAACAGGTCACCCTGGGGTCAGGGGTGAACGCAGAGAACTACGACTTCTGCGAACGACCACCCGCTGAAATTTCGGGCGTGGTTTATGTTGACCGTGACGCGGACTGCATTCGAGATGCAGGCGAAGAAGGCCTGGAAGGCGTCCTGATCGAACTTCTTGACGATACTGGGAAGCTCGTCGCGTCGACCACGACGGATGCCAACGGCAACTACAGTTTTACTGGGTTGCAAGCCGGTCAGTACCTGGTTCGCGAAACTCAACCGGTCGGATACTTGCATGGCGGGCAAACCGCCGGCAGCCACGGCGGGAACGACTCCGCCGCTGACCGAATTTCCGACGTCAGCATCCCTTGGGGCCAAGTCCTGACGGACTACAACTTTTGTGAGTTGTTGCCTGCCGAGATTTCGGGAACTGTTTACGTGGACCGTGACGCCGACTGCTTCCGCGATCCCGGAGAAGAAGGTCTGGAAGGCGTGTTGATCGAGTTGCTCGACGACACAGGCAAGGTGATTGCCACCACCACGACCGATGCGGAAGGCAATTATCAGTTCACCGGACTGAGCGCCGGTGAATATCTGGTGCGAGAAACTCAGCCTTCGGGCTACTTCCAAGGTGGTCAAACCGCTGGCAGCCATGGCGGCGACGATTCGGTAACCGACCGCATTTCCGACATTTCCATCCCGTGGGGAGAATCTCTCACCAATTACAACTTCTGTGAACGATTGCCAGCCGAGATTTCAGGAACGGTCTACGTCGATCGGGACGGCGATTGCTTCCAAGACCATGACGAACCAGGACTCGCGGGAGTCAAGATTGAACTGTTCGACGAAAGTGGACGTTTGGTTTCGACGACGGCAACGGCAGCCGACGGCACTTACGAGTTCACGAACCTGGCATCGGGCAACTACACCATTCGCGAGACTCAACCGGAAGGCTACTTCCACGGGTCCCAAATGGCCGGCGATGGTGGCGGCAATGACTCTATCGATGACGTGATCTCGCAAATCGACCTCGCCGCTGGCCAGACATTTGCAAACTACGACTTCTGTGAAATCTTGCCCGGTTTGATTTCCGGTAAAGTGTGGAGCGATGTTGATACGGACGCCGTCTTTGATGACGACGAGTCCCCGATCGCTGGCGTGGTCATCGAACTGTACGACGACGCTGGAACACTGATCTCAACGACAACCACCGACGCGAACGGTTGCTATGAGTTCGACCAACTACCACCGGGCACCTACAGCGTCAAAGAACTCCAACCCGACGGCTACTTCCACGGCGGTCAAAATATTGGCACGCTTGGTGGCAAACTGCTGGCCTTTGACTTCATCGGCCAGATCGTGTTGCAGGGCGGTGATGAAGGCCTGCACTATGACTTCCCAGAACTGCCGCCCGCGATCATTTCGGGTTACGTCTTTCAAGACGGTGACGCGTTGTTGTTAACCGAGGCTCCCGACCCTGAGGACCTTCGCGATTACCGAGACGGCGAACTGACCCCGGACGATAGTCGCCTTGCCGGTGTCACCCTGCAACTTCGCGACCTGACCGGGACGCCAATCGATGCATCCACCGACCAGCTTGGTGGCTCGACCGGTATCATCGAAGTCACGACCGATGAATTCGGCTACTACGAGTTCGTGGGCTTACGTCCAACACGAGTCTACTCGGTCTACCAGTCGCAACCCGTCGACTACGTTGACTCGCTCGATACCGCTGGTACCACAGGCGGCTTGGCAATCAACTTGGCCGACTACAGCAGCGAGCCTGGAATCGCCAGCTTGGTTTCACGACTCGACGCGGCAGCGGATCCCCAGTTCGATGCGATCTTCAATATTCAAGTCAAACCGGGTGAAGCCAGTCAGAGCAACAACTTCAGCGAGATCATCATCGAAGATCCGCCAGTTCCACCAGAAGAGTCCACTCCGCCCGAAGTCTCACGCCCACTGACGCCGATCGAGACCTTCCCCGAAGTGATCCGGCCGGTCGGAACAGCTGACTTCATCGCTGCACCACCACCAATGATCGCGGCGGACGAATGGGAAGTCAGTTGGCACCTGAGCGTGATCAACGGTGGCTTCCCTCGCGGGGATGGCCCACAAACCGACTCCGCCATCATGACGTCGTACGACGGCCGGATGCAGATCCAACAAGCGTCCGCACGCCAAGATCGCAACGATGAAGAAGTTTCCTCCTCCGGACAACTTCCCGACGTGTTGCTAAAAGTCGATCTGTCCAACGGACGTTGGCAAATCATGCCCAGTGGTGGGGATACATTGCGATCCGTTTCACTGCGTCAGGACAGCGAAATCGAATCATCGATCCAACTTGGCCATCGTGACGCTACGGCGCTAACGGGTGACTTCGACGGCGACGGCAAAGACGAAGCCGTGCTGTTCATTGCTGGACAATGGTTTGTTGACCTCAACGGCGATGGCCGTTGGGATGCCGGGGACCTTTGGGTTCGCATGGGCACCGAACTGGATCGCCCTGTCGTGGGTGACTGGGACGGTGACGGCAAAGACGACGTCGGCATCTTTGGTCGACGTTGGCACAATGACGCCGCTCGAATTCGTCGTGACCCTGGCTTGCCCGATCCCGCCAATAAACGTCGACGCAACCTGAACCGCAAAGACCTCGTCCACCAAGAACACACCGAACAAGAGAAGCAGCAACGGATGTTGCTTCGCGGCCAAGATGGTGAGCTGCTCGCCGACGCGGTCGACCACGTGTTCCAATATGGCGAACAAGTTGACACGCCCATTGCCGGTGACTGGAACGGCGACGGTATCGATCAAATCGGCGTCTTCCGATCCGGGCAATGGTTGCTGGACGAGGACGGTGATGGTCGCTGGACCAAGAACGATCAGCCGCAAACCTTCGGGCGTGCCGGCGACGAACCGATTGTGGGCGATTTCGACGGCGACGGTATCGACGAAATCGGTGTCGTCCGCGGTGATCTCTGGATCATTGATACCGATGGTGACCGCAAGATCACCGGGAACGATCGTCAAATCCGCGTGCCGCGACCAGCTGGAGACTCACAACCCATCGTGGGCGACTTCGACGGCAATGATCTGGATGATCCCGGTTACTACCAAGCCGCCGAATAA
- a CDS encoding WD40 repeat domain-containing protein, with the protein MKPTRITRRHTLAMSLAILGMGASVNGIVDSPRLAAQTPEITTIQKGIFRLPPVDSDVKEVVVTAMAMDPRGELLAVAGDDHVIRILNSKTMQIMHVLGNPADIKDGKPGHFDWIRTLDFDDNGSTLSSAGNDGQLILWDRRSDFEVLQEIKSAPALACVCFSPTGKQMAAVGFDSRVFLIGATSHNQPSLKCDCIDLRCCVYRSDSKTLAVAGRNGQLHLFDPVSGDLQHEERLHKARVRDMKFLPNSNVLVSVSEDGEVVQYDTVGHTILSRRKITSGRLFTVAVIDANTIAAAGSDDGIHIVRFSNENGDLQITRTLVGHVGSISTLIKSNGALISGGYDATIRRWDLPSLQVQQDKVALKDDSVSVPAGDSSAATSR; encoded by the coding sequence ATGAAACCAACACGTATCACACGGCGACATACGCTGGCGATGAGCCTAGCCATTCTTGGCATGGGTGCATCCGTCAACGGAATCGTTGATTCGCCACGCCTAGCGGCTCAAACGCCAGAAATCACGACGATCCAGAAGGGAATTTTCCGATTACCACCGGTCGATTCCGATGTCAAAGAGGTCGTGGTCACCGCAATGGCAATGGATCCGCGAGGTGAGTTACTGGCGGTCGCCGGCGACGACCACGTGATTCGAATCCTGAATTCCAAAACCATGCAAATCATGCACGTGCTAGGAAATCCGGCTGACATTAAAGATGGAAAACCTGGGCACTTTGACTGGATTCGCACCCTCGACTTTGACGACAACGGCTCGACCCTGTCGTCCGCTGGAAACGACGGCCAACTGATCCTGTGGGACCGTCGAAGCGATTTTGAAGTATTACAAGAAATCAAATCAGCCCCCGCCTTGGCCTGCGTTTGCTTCTCGCCCACCGGCAAGCAAATGGCAGCAGTCGGCTTTGATTCACGCGTCTTTCTAATCGGAGCAACCTCGCACAATCAACCCTCGTTGAAGTGCGATTGCATCGATCTGCGATGCTGTGTTTATCGCAGTGATAGCAAGACGCTGGCTGTAGCGGGACGCAACGGACAACTGCACTTGTTTGATCCTGTAAGCGGAGACCTTCAGCACGAAGAACGCCTGCACAAGGCGCGTGTCCGCGACATGAAATTCTTGCCCAATTCAAATGTCTTGGTCAGTGTGTCCGAAGACGGCGAAGTGGTTCAGTACGACACCGTTGGCCACACCATCCTTTCCCGTCGCAAGATTACCTCAGGGCGGTTATTTACCGTCGCGGTGATCGACGCCAATACCATTGCCGCCGCGGGCAGTGACGACGGCATTCACATCGTTCGATTCAGCAATGAAAACGGCGATCTTCAGATCACGAGAACTCTGGTCGGTCACGTCGGCTCCATTTCCACCCTGATTAAGAGCAACGGTGCCCTAATCTCGGGTGGTTATGACGCCACGATCCGGCGTTGGGATTTGCCATCACTGCAAGTCCAGCAAGACAAGGTTGCACTCAAGGACGATTCCGTTAGCGTCCCTGCTGGCGATTCATCCGCAGCGACCTCCAGGTAG
- the argF gene encoding ornithine carbamoyltransferase yields the protein MRHLLTLFDLTPDELKTILAVASHLKSMLRKGERPSILANYTLALLFEKPSLRTRVSFQTGMTQLGGGSLFLGEDVGWGKRESPSDFTNVLGQFVDAVACRAKSHERVEQLASFNAVPVINSLTDLSHPCQAMADILTIQEAFGSVSGKHLVFVGDGNNVSRSLALACAMLDLKFTLACPSGYEFDQPWLDRIAEKYPNADIQQTEDPHEAVKDADAIYTDVWTSMGQEAESKIRCAAFANYQLNAKLMASAPSTARVLHCLPAVRGEEITDEVIDGPQSDVIAQAGNRMHAQKALLVFLMRPEWITANVG from the coding sequence ATGAGACATTTACTAACGCTGTTTGACCTAACGCCAGACGAACTGAAGACCATTCTGGCCGTAGCGTCGCATCTGAAATCGATGTTACGAAAAGGCGAGCGTCCCTCCATTTTGGCGAACTACACGCTAGCGTTGCTGTTCGAAAAACCTAGTTTGCGAACGCGTGTCAGTTTCCAAACCGGCATGACTCAACTGGGCGGCGGCAGCCTGTTCCTGGGTGAGGACGTGGGTTGGGGCAAGCGTGAATCACCATCGGACTTCACGAATGTTCTCGGGCAATTTGTTGATGCGGTCGCCTGTCGGGCGAAGTCGCACGAACGAGTCGAGCAGCTTGCCAGTTTCAATGCTGTCCCGGTCATCAACAGCCTGACCGACCTCTCGCATCCCTGCCAAGCGATGGCCGACATCCTCACCATCCAAGAAGCGTTTGGATCGGTCAGCGGAAAGCACTTGGTATTCGTTGGTGACGGTAACAATGTTTCCCGTTCGCTGGCTCTCGCTTGTGCGATGCTGGACCTCAAATTCACCCTGGCTTGCCCAAGCGGCTACGAATTCGATCAGCCTTGGTTGGACCGGATTGCTGAAAAGTACCCCAATGCAGATATCCAGCAAACCGAAGACCCGCACGAGGCGGTGAAGGATGCGGATGCGATCTACACCGATGTCTGGACTAGCATGGGCCAAGAAGCGGAATCGAAAATCCGCTGCGCCGCGTTTGCAAACTATCAGTTAAACGCCAAGTTAATGGCCTCGGCGCCCTCAACCGCACGCGTGCTTCACTGTCTACCCGCGGTACGTGGTGAAGAGATCACCGACGAGGTCATCGACGGGCCGCAAAGCGACGTGATTGCTCAAGCTGGAAACCGGATGCACGCACAAAAGGCGTTGCTCGTTTTCCTGATGCGTCCCGAATGGATCACCGCCAACGTGGGCTAA
- a CDS encoding aminotransferase class III-fold pyridoxal phosphate-dependent enzyme: MSEYSDDLSNQNLPQILGSSGTISATGSECNYLQTALSQWAGQRWADGKGADEQDANQRWDRERCGSIGADSGDTLKPVLANITQNLRTLTGHDSHQIQECLVGSSVEEVLQWVMVLARRRQSQAASNSSADPKCLVALGSDHGTGVVGRMASGRAESRTPEWPVLPGFAHVGIHDIAGRIGADTAMVLLSPIELNDMARPVDAKTLGAIRKACDQQSVPLVIDHHAIPPIGGGNFWAHEALAAVQADAVLMSAGLLGGMPGGLLVLGSDLAQQLNKATSTDQGDSPHHTTAGAIAASEMASNEMVACLINASLDQWVSEDWLAIDVDTMAVQWAERLATRETIRDLHVTGRTIGIELDLPATDWIQAASQFGLHAEPAGDFAVRFQPPLVLNDDTAALLLDRLDLVFDFLQAQESQQLQDSQQTSGTQTASPEESPADHSDEIESASEMESEFESDDLLETDESLESGEEAEPDDVDAEEADSEEYVPDEDELDEDEDEDEDEDEDEDEDEDEDEDEDEDEDEDEDFDDEEQTHEPDSFDENSSDQAELTEETEEMDPAENKKPTSSAETESA; this comes from the coding sequence GTGAGCGAATATTCCGACGACCTATCAAATCAAAACCTACCGCAAATCCTCGGTTCCTCTGGGACAATTTCAGCGACTGGATCCGAGTGCAACTACTTGCAAACCGCTTTGTCACAGTGGGCCGGCCAACGCTGGGCTGACGGGAAAGGTGCTGACGAGCAAGACGCCAACCAGCGTTGGGACCGCGAACGATGTGGTTCCATCGGCGCGGATTCGGGCGACACCTTGAAGCCTGTCCTCGCTAACATCACACAGAACCTTCGCACCCTAACCGGCCACGACTCCCACCAAATCCAAGAGTGTCTCGTCGGCTCGTCGGTCGAGGAAGTGTTGCAATGGGTGATGGTTTTGGCCCGTCGTCGCCAGAGCCAAGCCGCATCGAACAGTTCGGCCGATCCCAAATGTTTGGTGGCATTGGGCAGCGACCACGGAACGGGTGTTGTCGGTCGAATGGCCAGCGGTCGTGCGGAATCACGCACTCCGGAATGGCCAGTCCTACCGGGCTTCGCCCATGTTGGCATCCACGATATCGCTGGACGAATTGGTGCAGACACCGCGATGGTGTTACTGTCACCCATTGAACTGAACGACATGGCCCGCCCCGTCGACGCCAAGACTCTTGGTGCGATCCGCAAAGCATGCGATCAACAGAGCGTCCCGCTAGTCATCGATCATCACGCCATCCCACCGATCGGCGGTGGCAATTTCTGGGCCCATGAAGCACTCGCTGCGGTCCAAGCTGATGCAGTGTTAATGTCGGCTGGCTTGTTGGGCGGTATGCCGGGTGGCCTGTTGGTGCTCGGCTCTGACCTTGCCCAACAACTCAACAAAGCCACCAGTACCGACCAAGGCGATTCACCACACCACACGACCGCCGGTGCCATCGCCGCGTCGGAGATGGCTTCCAATGAAATGGTCGCCTGCTTGATCAATGCATCGCTCGACCAATGGGTTTCCGAAGATTGGCTGGCTATCGATGTCGACACGATGGCAGTTCAGTGGGCCGAACGGTTGGCGACCCGTGAAACGATTCGCGACCTGCACGTGACGGGGCGCACGATTGGCATTGAACTGGATCTACCCGCCACCGACTGGATCCAGGCGGCGAGTCAGTTTGGCTTGCACGCCGAACCTGCTGGGGACTTCGCGGTCCGCTTCCAACCCCCTTTGGTGCTCAACGACGACACCGCGGCGTTGTTGCTGGATCGGCTGGATCTGGTTTTCGACTTCCTGCAGGCCCAAGAGTCGCAACAACTTCAGGACTCACAGCAAACTTCAGGGACACAAACAGCCTCACCTGAAGAGTCCCCCGCTGACCACTCGGACGAGATAGAATCAGCCAGCGAGATGGAATCCGAATTTGAATCAGACGACCTGCTCGAAACTGACGAATCCCTGGAATCGGGCGAAGAAGCGGAACCTGATGATGTCGATGCCGAAGAGGCCGATTCAGAAGAGTACGTTCCTGACGAGGACGAACTCGATGAAGATGAAGATGAAGATGAAGATGAAGATGAAGATGAAGATGAAGATGAAGATGAAGATGAAGACGAAGATGAAGACGAAGACGAAGACGAAGATTTTGACGATGAAGAACAAACTCACGAACCGGACTCGTTTGACGAAAACTCAAGCGATCAAGCTGAGTTAACCGAAGAAACCGAAGAGATGGATCCGGCAGAAAACAAGAAGCCAACCTCGAGTGCCGAAACGGAGAGTGCGTGA
- the argB gene encoding acetylglutamate kinase has protein sequence MDHAIAKADTLIEAMGWIRRFRGKTTVIKLGGSLLEDDTAMQHLLLDVIFMETVGLRPVVVHGGGKAITKAMADAGIEAQFVRGRRVTDEASLKVVEQVLAGELNVHITEMMERFGGRAVNLSPRTTCVLHGTKMVDPDGADLGFVGEVDRVDRDVIESLGYTDQVAVIPSLCQDDDGQLYNVNADTAAMSVAQSLGADKLVFLSDVNGVRRDPDDPASIIPAMSAAEARELIASGVIQGGMIPKVEACLETLGRGVQKVHIIDGRLRHSLLLEIFTTDGVGTEIHA, from the coding sequence ATGGATCATGCGATCGCCAAGGCGGACACCCTCATCGAGGCGATGGGCTGGATCCGTCGCTTCCGAGGCAAAACGACCGTCATCAAGCTTGGTGGCAGTTTGCTGGAGGATGACACCGCAATGCAGCACTTATTGCTGGATGTCATCTTCATGGAAACCGTCGGCTTGCGTCCCGTGGTGGTCCACGGTGGCGGAAAAGCGATCACCAAAGCGATGGCCGACGCGGGCATTGAAGCGCAGTTTGTTCGCGGTCGCCGAGTCACTGATGAAGCGTCCCTGAAAGTTGTCGAACAGGTGCTTGCCGGTGAACTGAACGTCCACATCACCGAAATGATGGAACGGTTTGGCGGTCGCGCAGTGAACCTGTCACCTCGAACCACCTGCGTCCTGCATGGCACCAAGATGGTCGATCCCGACGGAGCCGACTTGGGTTTCGTCGGTGAAGTCGACCGCGTCGATCGCGATGTCATTGAAAGCCTGGGCTACACCGACCAAGTCGCTGTGATCCCATCGCTTTGCCAAGACGATGACGGCCAGCTGTACAACGTCAACGCCGACACCGCCGCCATGTCGGTCGCGCAATCCCTCGGCGCGGACAAATTGGTATTTCTATCGGACGTGAACGGTGTCCGTCGCGACCCCGACGACCCCGCTTCCATCATCCCCGCCATGTCGGCCGCCGAAGCACGTGAATTGATCGCCAGCGGAGTCATTCAAGGTGGAATGATTCCCAAGGTGGAGGCTTGTTTGGAGACCCTTGGCCGGGGCGTGCAAAAAGTACACATCATTGATGGCCGTCTACGACATTCGCTATTGCTTGAAATCTTCACGACCGATGGCGTCGGAACGGAGATTCACGCGTGA